A single window of Sparus aurata chromosome 12, fSpaAur1.1, whole genome shotgun sequence DNA harbors:
- the LOC115592611 gene encoding tripartite motif-containing protein 16-like encodes MFPPIQIYRLWLGVTYQTGFIHCTHPVQIRAQANFSYQEVKLRQSLSLRGEMAQKGVQLDRETFSCPICLDLLKDPVATPCGHSYCKNCIKDHWDTEDEKRIYSCPQCRKSFIPRPELRKNTMLAALVEELKKTGLQAAPADHCYAGPEDVACDFCTGRKLRAVKSCLVCLASYCEKHLQPHYDVAPLKKHKLVEPSKKLQENVCSRHDEVLKMFCRTDQQCICYLCSVDEHKGHDIVSAAAERTERQRELEGSRHNIQQRIQDREKDVKLLQQEVEAINGSADKAVEDSEKIFTQLIRLMEKRRSDVKQEVRSQQETEVSRVKELQEKLEQEITELKRKDAELKKLSHTEDHSQFLHNYPSLSALSESTHSSSINIRPLKYFEDVTAAVSELRDKLQDVLRETWTNISLTVTDVDVLLSQREPKTRAGFLRYSCKITLDPNTANTRLLLSDADRKATNVRQHQSYSRHPDRFTGWEQVLSRESLTGRCYWEVEWRKWERGGVGVAVAYKNIRRGGEVDECVFGYNDKSWMLNCSTDSYEFYYKKVQTPVSGPRSSRVGVYLDHSAGILSFYSVSDTMTLLHRVQTTFTQPLYAGLNVSDSAEFCELK; translated from the coding sequence ATGTTCCCTCCTATTCAGATCTACAGATTGTGGTTGGGTGTAACTTACCAGACAGGTTTCATTCACTGCACACACcctgttcagatcagagctcaggCTAatttcagttatcaggaagtgaagctcagacagTCGTTGTCACTGAGAGGCGAAATGGCGCAGAAAGGagttcagctggaccgagagactttctcttgtccgatctgtttggatctactgaaggatccggtggctactccctgtggacacagctactgcaagaactgtattaaagaccactgggacacagaggatgagaagaggatctacagctgccctcagtgcaggaagagcttcataccgaggcctgagctacggaaaaacaccatgttagcagctttagtggaggagctgaagaagactggactccaagctgctcctgctgatcactgctatgctggacctgaagatgtggcctgtgatttctgcactgggaggaaactgagagcagttaagtcctgtctggtctgtctggcctcttactgtgagaaacacctccagcctcattATGATGTGGCTCCAttgaagaaacacaagctggtggagccgtcaaaaaagctccaggagaacgtctgctctcgtcacgatgaggtactgaagatgttctgccgtactgatcagcagtgtatctgttatctctgctctgtggacgaacataaaggccatgacatagtgtcagctgcagcagagaggactgagaggcagagagagctggaggggagtcgacacaacatccagcagagaatccaggacagagagaaagatgtgaagctgcttcaacaggaggtggaggccatcaacggctctgctgataaagcagtggaggacagtgagaagatcttcacccagctgatccgtctcatggagaaaagacgctctgatgtgaagcaggaggtcagatcccagcaggaaactgaagtgagtcgagtcaaagagcttcaggagaagctggagcaggagatcactgagctgaagaggaaagacgctgagctgaagaagctctcacacacagaggatcacagccagtttctacacaactacccctcactgtcagcactcagtgagtctacacactcatccagcatcaatatccgtcctctcaagtactttgaggatgtgacagcagctgtgtcagagctcagagacaaactacaggacgtcctgagagagacatggacaaacatctcactgacagtgactgatgtggatgttttactgtcacagcGAGAGCCCAAGACCAGAGCTGgattcttaagatattcatgtaaaatcacactggatccaaacacagcaaacacacgtCTGTTATTATCTGATGCggacagaaaagcaacaaacgTGAGACAACATCAGTCTTATTCTAgacacccagacagattcactgggTGGGagcaggtcctgagtagagagagtctgactggacgttgttactgggaggtggagtggagaaagtgggagagaggaggagttggtgtagcagtcgcatacaagaatatccgCAGAGGAGGGGAGGTAGATGAATGTGTATTTGGAtacaatgacaaatcttggatgTTAAATTGTTCCACAGACAGTTATGagttttattacaaaaaagtccaaactcccgtctcaggtcctcggtcctccagagttggagtgtacctggatcacagtgcaggtattctgtccttctacagcgtctctgacaccatgactctcctccacagagtccagaccacattcactcagcctctctatgctggacttaATGTTTCTGACTCTGCTGAGTTTTGTGAACTCAAAtag
- the LOC115592613 gene encoding tripartite motif-containing protein 16-like, protein MEQKAAQLDRETFSCPICLDLLKDPVTTPCGHSYCKNCIKDHWDTEDEKRIYSCPQCRKSFTPRPQLLKNTMLAVLVEELKKTGLQAAPADHCYAGPEDVACDFCTGRKLKALKSCLQCVASYCEKHLQPHYESPTFKEHKLVEPSEKLQENICSRHDEVMKMFCRTDQQCICYLCSVDEHKGHDTVSAAAERTERQRELEGSRHNIQQRIQDREKDVKLLQQEVEAINGSADKTVEHSEKIFTQLIRLMEKRRSDVKQQVRSQQETEVSRVKELQEKLEQEITELKRKDAELKKLSHTEDHNQFLHNYPSLSALSESTHSSSIMIRPLKYFEDVTAAVSEVRDKLQDVLRETWTNISLTVTEVDVLLSQPEPKTRADFLRYSCELTLDPNTAHTYLLLSEGNRKATLVEDDQAYPDHPHRFTGWHQVLSRESLTGRCYWEVEWRGEGGVGVAVAYNDIIRAGNSFEFVFGYSKKSWALYCYKDSYYFYYNEVRTPISGPRSSRVGVYLDHSAGILSFYSVSDTMTLLHRVQTTFTQPLYAGLQINRFGESAEFCKLK, encoded by the coding sequence atggagcagaaagcagctcagctggaccgagagactttctcttgtccgatctgtttggatctactaaAAGATCCGGTGactactccctgtggacacagctactgcaagaactgtattaaagaccactgggacacagaggatgagaagaggatctacagctgccctcagtgcaggaagagcttcacaccgaggcctcagctgctgaaaaacaccatgttagcagttttagtggaggaactgaagaagactggactccaagctgctcctgctgatcactgctatgctggacctgaagatgtggcctgtgatttctgcactgggaggaaactgaaagCCCTCaagtcctgtctgcagtgtgtggcctcttactgtgagaaacacctgcagcctcattaTGAATCACCTACATTTAAggaacacaagctggtggagccgtcagagaagctccaggagaacatctgctctcgtcatgatgaggtgatgaagatgttctgccgtactgatcagcagtgtatctgttatctctgctctgtggacgaacataaaggccacgacacagtgtcagctgcagcagagaggactgagaggcagagagagctggaggggagtcgacacaacatccagcagagaatccaggacagagagaaagatgtgaagctgcttcaacaggaggtggaggccatcaatggctctgctgataaaacagtggagcacagtgagaagatcttcacccagctgatccgtctcatggagaaaagacgctctgatgtgaagcagcaggtcagatcccagcaggaaactgaagtgagtcgagtcaaagagctgcaggagaagctggagcaggagatcactgagctgaagaggaaagacgctgagctgaagaagctctcacacacagaggatcacaaccagtttctacacaactacccctcactgtcagcactcagtgagtctacacactcatccagcatcatgatccgtcctctcaagtactttgaggatgtgacagccgctgtgtcagaggtcagagacaaactacaggacgtcctgagagagacatggacaaacatctcactgacagtgactgaagtgGACGTTTTACTGTCACAACCAGAGCCCAAGACCAGAGCTGAtttcttaagatattcatgtgaactcacactggatccaaacacagcacacacatatctgttattatctgaggggaacagaaaagcaacattagTGGAAGATGATCAGGCTTATCCTGATCACCCACACAGATTCACTGGGTGGcatcaggtcctgagtagagagagtctgactggacgttgttactgggaggtggagtggagaggagagggaggagttggagtagcagtcgcatacaatgATATCATTAGAGCAGGAAACTCATTTGAATTTGTATTTGGATACAGTAAAAAATCTTGGGCGTTATATTGTTACAAAGACAGTTATTACTTTTATTACAACGAAGTCAGAACTCCTAtctcaggtcctcggtcctccagagttggagtgtacctggatcacagtgcaggtattctgtccttctacagcgtctctgacaccatgactctcctccacagagtccagaccacattcactcagcctctctatgctggacttcAGATTAACCGGTTTGGAGAGTCTGCTGAGTTTTGTAAACTCAAAtag